From the Candidatus Limnocylindria bacterium genome, the window GACTCGTTCGCAAGTGGCAACCGGGGCTGCTACAGGGCGCCGTAGTGACATGGGTCGGTGGCTGGACGGCGCTGCTCCTTTCAGGCGTCGCGCGGCAATTTGCTGTGGGTGGGCTCGCGGCCGCTCGCGCCTTCAGCGGCGGAGCGGCGTTCTTGTGGTGTCTATTCATCGGCGTGCCGTGGCTTCTGGCGTTCCTTCGGAAGGCAACGCGTCGCGAGGAATATCGCGGATTCATCGACGAGTAGAGCGCCGCCGATGGAGCCATCATGACACTTGACCTATATATGCAACACCGATATACCTCTAGCGTAGAGCGGAGGTGTGGAGTGGCCAAACGAACTGACCAGGTGAAGGACGTCCGTTTCCGGGCCGACGCGATCGGATGTCTGTCGCGGCCCGCGTTCGAAGGCGCGGTCATCGCGGCGCTCAAGCGCGAGCCGACCGCAACGCTGATGCACCTCGATCTCGACGGTCTGCTCGTGCTCAACGAGAACGCCGGTCGCGAAGCGGGCGACAAGGCGATCGGGACCGCGATCGCGGCGCTCTCGAAGGCCGCTTCCAAAGAGGGCTGGACGCTCGGCCGTATCGGCGGCGACGAGTTCGCTCTCCTCGCGCCGGGCACGACGCTCGAACCGGTCTTCCTCCGCGCCGAGCAGCTTCGGCAGGAGCTCGACGCCGCGCTCTCAAAGGTCGTCCCGCGAGGACAGACCTGCACGATCAGCATCGGCGTCGCCAACACCCCACGCGACACGAAGATGCGCGGCCCCGCGAGCGCGGAGGAGCTGATGCGCAAAGCCGATCTCGCGCTGCTCGCCGCGAAGGAGCAGGGCGGCGACGCCGTCGGCCTGACCCCG encodes:
- a CDS encoding GGDEF domain-containing protein is translated as MAKRTDQVKDVRFRADAIGCLSRPAFEGAVIAALKREPTATLMHLDLDGLLVLNENAGREAGDKAIGTAIAALSKAASKEGWTLGRIGGDEFALLAPGTTLEPVFLRAEQLRQELDAALSKVVPRGQTCTISIGVANTPRDTKMRGPASAEELMRKADLALLAAKEQGGDAVGLTPSDDMVLKSSYYSAAQLGRLKGLAERQKKKEAALLREALDDLLRKHERS